GGCCCGGTGGTCCTTCCCGTGGCCCCCACCTTTCCCAGCTCCTCCCCGCGGTTCACGAAATCGCCTTCCGCCACCTGCCGGGAGGAGAGGTGGGCGTACATGGAACGGTACCCGGTGCCGTGGTCCAGGACGACCACGTTGCCGACCAGCGCCTCGAAACCGCTTTTGACCACGGTCCCGGAGGCGGTCGCCAGCACGGGG
The Deltaproteobacteria bacterium DNA segment above includes these coding regions:
- a CDS encoding M23 family metallopeptidase — encoded protein: PVLATASGTVVKSGFEALVGNVVVLDHGTGYRSMYAHLSSRQVAEGDFVNRGEELGKVGATGRTTGPHLHYEVRVNGLPVNPTRFLN